Proteins found in one Salmo salar chromosome ssa26, Ssal_v3.1, whole genome shotgun sequence genomic segment:
- the eif3jb gene encoding eukaryotic translation initiation factor 3 subunit J-B: MADADDWDADNFEPDVAPIKKAVVLDKWEGEDEDEDVKDNWDDEEEEKKAEAKKAEAKVSEKKKLAEKIKEKENRLRKKQQELKKKLEEEEELTPEQQLAEKLKVQKMQEEADLELAKEAFGISGGSTTNNVSGIEAMCPSSKEDFTEFEKLLKVKILQYEKSVHYSSFLESLFRELCISLEVEDLKKISSSLTVLLNEKQKQEKAIKGKKKKKGVVLGGGMKAKGKDDLADYGEFDGGYTQDYDDFM, translated from the exons ATGGCGGATGCCGACGATTGGG ACGCTGACAACTTCGAGCCGGACGTCGCGCCGATCAAAAAGGCGGTAGTGCTGGATAAATGGGAAGGCGAAGACGAAGATGAAGATGTTAAG GATAACTGGGATGatgaagaggaagagaagaaagCAGAGGCAAAGAAAGCTG AGGCCAAAGTGTCTGAGAAGAAAAAACTGGCCGAAAAAATTAAGGAGAAAGAAAACCGGCTAAGGAAAAAGCAACAAGAGCTGAAAAAGAAA ttggaggaggaggaagagcttaCACCCGAACAACAGCTAGCAGAAAAGTTGAAAGTCCAGAAGATGCAGGAGGAAGCTGACTTGGAGCTGGCAAAAGAGGCTTTTG GAATTTCAGGGGGTAGTACCACAAACAATGTTTCTGGAATTGAAGCCATGTGTCCATCTTCTAAAGAGGACTTCACAGAGTTTGAAAAGCTGCTGAAAGTGAAAATATTACAGTATGAAAAATCGGTGCATTATTCAAGCTTCTTGGAGTCACTGTTTCGCGAGCTCTGTATTTCAT TGGAAGTTGAAGACTTAAAGAAAATCAGCTCTTCCCTAACAGTGCTACTTAATGAAAAACAGAAGCAAGAAAAG GCAATCAAaggcaaaaagaagaagaaaggagTTGTACTTGGTGGCGGTATGAAAGCCAAGGGGAAAGATGACCTTGCAGACTATGGAGAATTCGATGGTGGCTACACCCAAGACTATGATGACTTCATGTGA
- the cilp gene encoding cartilage intermediate layer protein 1, protein MARSRTLGSALSCIRERAAGQSAQTQHPAYREERDYATLLHRDTHRELLEVLVEYSLCCRAWRVKVITIRSEVTGQRQQQSARMCCLSTWAFLLALGVTTTAQGTWRRDSLRVARQNNPAVYHSEDNYEWTTWFNVDHPGGRGDYEQLDAIRFYYRARVCDAPQALEARTTDWIPARNTGEKIHEDPSLGFWCANAEQAPGRNCSNYAVRFLCPKGNTGSEGSQDAWGPWSDWSHCSAKCGLVAMQVRSRKCQSQPKQWDKQCSGPTVEGRACKGPECPGTGCTLHCEMGRVNAECDTCMCQDHIVLGSVRSAGGLPAPGATILRFGPSSKLLTVTDHNGHFRIPGICPDGNATLTVQLRNHAPHTVIVPHSTERTSVLSIMLNRAEKLHVVKNPENKARREGQTAALCCKVGGSPEPEDYQWFHNGSLLDGKQLNYDSTLVLRNLSMEQTGEYYCRASNQAGAIKSKPAIVTVLGKDQPSCNPKPESYLIRLPHDCYQNSTDSLYYDVGKCHSGTCAGRLDNGIRCKDSVAYCCGVAKMEEKQLKCQGYELPTMVVTECGCQKCVETKAIVRGRAVAADTGEPMRFGHVYINGARVSRTGYKGTFSIQVPHDTERLVMTFVDNMDKFVNTTKVLPFNTKGGAVYHEIKLLRKKEPVTISSTELNTLQLGEVEGQNPIAEIQIPPNSFYKQSGEVFVGNVKASITFLDARDVSTAAAAQSDLNFIGDEGDTLPLRTYGMFSVDFRDEEAGEPLNAGEVKVKMDSTQVKMPEHLDTMKLWSLNPDTGLWEEEGVFQMEKKQRGKREERTFLIGNMEIRERRLFNLDVPENRRCYIKVRGFRSDRFMPSEQVEGVVVTLINMEPTAGYSSNPRAWGRFDSVITGPNGACLPAFCDDQKPDAYSAHVMANMGGEELEAVPSAPKFNPNIIGVPQPYLGKLNYRRSDHNDPRLKKTAFSINVAKPSPNTAEELNGPVYSFDQLKECEEAPFTAGHFRFTRVEGDRYDYNTVPFNEDDPMSWTEDYLSWWPKPMEYRACYVKVKINGPHEINMRSRNQGGTHPKTVGQLYGLRDTRSIRDMDQSTVSAVCLEFKCSGMLYDQDRVDRTLVKVIPQGSCKRDNVNSMLQEYLVNHLPLAVNNDTNEFTMLAPLDPLGHNYGIYTVTDQDPRTAKEIALGRCFDGTSDGTSRVMKSNEGVALTFTCGDREVTRQSVFQALQNSPGQSLASAVRDGRGRKQRAGANALRNSRRRSTRNPTATRTSG, encoded by the exons GAGTTGCTGGAGGTGTTGGTGGAGTATTCTTTGTGTTGTCGTGCCTGGCGTGTGAAGGTCATTACCATAAGGTCAGAGGTCACAGGTCAGAGGCAACAGCAGAGTGCCAGGATGTGCTGCCTATCAACATGGGCTTTCCTCCTAGCTCTGGGAGTCACCACTACGGCACAAG GAACATGGAGGAGAGACAGTTTGAGAGTTGCGAGACAAAACAACCCTGCAGTGTACCACTCTGAAG ATAACTATGAATGGACCACTTGGTTCAACGTGGACCACCCTGGAGGTCGAGGAGACTATGAGCAGTTGGATGCTATCCGTTTCTACTACCGTGCGCGGGTGTGTGATGCCCCCCAGGCCCTGGAGGCTCGTACCACTGACTGGATCCCCGCTCGCAACACGGGGGAGAAGATCCACGAGGACCCTTCCCTGGGCTTCTGGTGTGCCAACGCTGAGCAGGCCCCTGGCCGCAACTGCTCCAACTACGCTGTGCGCTTCCTGTGCCCCAAAG GCAACACTGGGTCAGAAGGCTCTCAGGATGCCTGGGGTCCTTGGTCAGACTGGAGTCATTGCTCTGCCAAGTGTGGTCTGGTGGCAATGCAGGTGCGCTCCAGGAAATGCCAGTCCCAGCCTAAGCAATGGGATAAGCAGTGCAGCGGACCTACAGTGGAGGGTAGAGCCTGCAAAGGACCTGAATGCCCTGGGACTG GTTGCACACTGCACTGTGAGATGGGTAGGGTGAATGCGGAGTGTGACACCTGTATGTGTCAGGACCACATTGTACTGGGCTCTGTCCGCAGTGCTGGAGGTCTCCCTGCCCCAGGGGCCACCATCCTCCGCTTCGGCCCCAGCTCCAAACTCCTCACCGTCACCGACCACAATGGACACTTCCGCATCCCAGGGATCTGTCCCGACGGCAACGCCACACTGACCGTCCAGCTGCGGAACCACGCCCCTCACACTGTCATCGTGCCCCACAGCACCGAACGCACCTCTGTCCTCAGTATCATGCTGAATAGAGCAG AGAAGCTCCATGTGGTGAAGAACCCTGAGAACAAGGCCAGAAGAGAGGGCCAGACAGCTGCTCTCTGCTGCAAAGTGGGTGGATCACCAGAGCCAGAAGATTACCAGTG GTTTCACAACGGCAGCCTGCTGGACGGGAAGCAGCTGAACTATGACAGCACGCTGGTCTTAAGAAACCTGAGCATGGAGCAGACTGGGGAGTACTACTGCAGAGCCAGCAATCAGGCTGGGGCCATCAAGTCCAAACCAGCCATAGTCACAGTCTTAG GTAAAGATCAACCTTCATGTAACCCAAAACCCGAATCCTACCTTATTCGCTTACCTCATGACTGCTATCAAAACAGCACCGACTCACTCTATTACGACGTAGGAAAGTGCCACTCAGGGACTTGTGCAGGACGGCTGGACAATGGAATCAGGTGCAAAGACTCAGTGGCTTACTGCTGTGGGGTGGCAAAGATGGAGGAGAAACAACTGAAATGCCAGGGCTATGAGCTCCCTACCATGGTGGTGACCGAATGTGGCTGCCAGAAGTGTGTGGAGACCAAGGCCATTGTGCGTGGGCGGGCTGTGGCCGCAGACACTGGGGAGCCCATGAGATTTGGTCACGTCTACATCAATGGAGCCAGAGTCAGCCGCACAGGCTACAAAGGCACCTTCTCCATCCAGGTCCCCCATGACACTGAAAGGCTGGTGATGACCTTTGTGGACAACATGGATAAGTTTGTCAACACCACCAAGGTTCTTCCATTCAACACCAAAGGGGGCGCCGTCTACCATGAGATCAAGCTTTTGAGGAAGAAGGAACCAGTGACCATCAGCTCAACAGAGCTCAACACTCTTCAgctgggagaggtggagggccAGAATCCTATTGCTGAGATCCAGATCCCACCCAACTCCTTCTACAAGCAGAGTGGAGAAGTATTTGTGGGTAATGTGAAGGCTAGCATCACTTTTCTGGACGCTAGAGACGTGTCCACAGCAGCAGCCGCACAGAGTGACCTCAACTTCATAGGAGATGAGGGTGACACCTTGCCCCTGAGAACATACGGTATGTTCTCAGTTGACTTCAGGGACGAGGAGGCTGGAGAACCACTGAATGCCGGAGAAGTGAAGGTGAAAATGGATTCAACACAGGTGAAAATGCCCGAGCACCTGGACACCATGAAGCTGTGGTCCTTGAACCCCGACACAGGCttgtgggaggaggagggggtcttCCAGATGGAGAAGAAGCAACGTGGTAAAAGGGAAGAGAGGACCTTCCTCATTGGGAACATGGAGatcagagagaggaggctgtttaACCTGGACGTCCCAGAAAACAGGAGGTGTTACATCAAGGTGCGAGGCTTCCGCAGCGATCGCTTCATGCCTAGTGAGCAGGTAGAGGGAGTGGTGGTGACCCTGATCAACATGGAGCCCACTGCAGGTTACTCCTCCAACCCTCGTGCCTGGGGACGCTTTGACAGCGTCATCACTGGCCCCAAtggtgcctgtctgcctgccttctgCGACGACCAGAAACCTGACGCATATTCTGCCCACGTCATGGCCAACATGGGAGGAGAAGAACTCGAGGCAGTCCCATCTGCTCCCAAGTTTAACCCCAACATCATTGGAGTCCCTCAGCCGTACCTGGGCAAGCTGAACTACAGACGGTCAGACCACAATGACCCCAGGTTAAAGAAGACAGCCTTCAGCATCAATGTGGCCAAGCCCAGCCCAAACACAGCTGAAGAGCTCAATGGACCTGTGTACTCATTTGACCAACTGAAAGAATGTGAGGAAGCCCCATTTACTGCAGGCCACTTCCGCTTCACCAGAGTGGAGGGAGATCGCTACGACTACAACACAGTGCCTTTCAACGAAGACGATCCTATGAGCTGGACAGAAGATTACCTGAGCTGGTGGCCAAAGCCCATGGAGTACCGAGCCTGCTATGTCAAGGTCAAGATCAATGGTCCCCATGAGATCAACATGCGCTCCCGAAACCAGGGCGGCACTCACCCCAAGACCGTTGGCCAACTGTATGGCCTCCGCGACACCCGCAGCATCCGCGACATGGACCAGTCCACCGTCTCTGCTGTGTGCCTGGAGTTCAAGTGCAGCGGCATGCTCTATGACCAGGACCGAGTGGACCGCACTCTGGTGAAGGTGATCCCTCAGGGCAGCTGTAAGAGGGACAATGTTAACTCCATGCTTCAAGAGTACCTGGTTAATCACCTGCCTCTAGCCGTCAACAACGACACCAATGAGTTCACAATGCTGGCACCACTGGACCCTCTGGGCCACAACTATGGCATCTACACAGTGACAGACCAGGACCCCCGCACTGCCAAAGAGATAGCACTGGGACGCTGCTTTGATGGCACCTCTGACGGTACTTCCCGTGTCATGAAGAGCAATGAGGGAGTGGCACTTACCTTTACCTGTGGCGACCGTGAGGTGACCCGTCAAAGCGTGTTCCAGGCTCTGCAGAACTCCCCCGGGCAGTCTCTGGCGAGTGCAGTGAGGGATGGCCGAGGCAGGAAGCAGAGAGCAGGAGCCAATGCACTTCGCAACAGCCGTAGACGCAGTACTCGGAATCCCACTGCCACACGCACCTCAGGCTAA